CCCCTATGCTTGCTGAATTCCACCTGTGCAGTCTGATATTTCCCTGCAAGTCTTTTCCTCGGCCAGTGAAATCATATCTTATTATATGGACAAACATGAGCGCACACTTTTATGCCTATATACAGAAAACAACCAAGTTATCCAAGAGTTAAGGAAGCATAAGTTTATGCATATATACAGAAAACAACTAAGTTATCCAAGAGATAAGGAAACATAAGGAAACCGGTTCTTTGCAGGCCAGGCCCTGCTTAGGGGATGGAGGGTTTCCTCTGCCATTCAAATTTAACAAGTCACACTTGTTAATCACTAACTCAGTCCCATTCATTACATCCCATTCATTACATCTTTCTCGACCAAACTATTCGCCAAGAGGTCCCAAACCAAGACtaagaaacaataaaacaaGTTTTGGTCCCAAACCAAGACtaagaaacaataaaataagtttttattttactcgTTTTACGAAtagaaaacaaacaaacattCACAGTTTGACGAACAAACAAACATTCACAGTTTGACGAGTTCAAAGGTGTTTTTTGTATAACTCATCACATCAAGGGTGAGTAAAGCGAAATACCAGTTTTGTGTATAAATATGAGAAGAGTGAGTATAAAGAGCGTTAAGCTGTAGAACGAAAGTAGTTTGTTTAGTTGTGAAAATTAACGACCTCGTCAATCTGATATGTGATGTGGATGAGCAGTGGTATTTACAGCGAGTGCTCCATGCTCCGCAGGCTCGTGTGCACAACTGTTCCTCGTCTTCCAATAATCtcaccaaaaccaaaacctcACATTCCCAACTCCCTCACCCAAAAGCCCCCTTCCAACGCCATCAAATCCTTCTCTTCTTCCAAAATGGGGGACGCTCGCAGACCCTTATCCGTTCCCATCCCCACCTTGGAAAAATCCGAACGCGCTGATCTCCTCCGCGCTCTGGAAGCTTCCCTAGGCTCCCCCTTCAGCTCCGACCCTCTCTCTGCCAACCCCAACCCTCTCATCATCGTCATCAGCGGCCCCAGCGGCGTCGGCAAAGACACCCTTATCGCGCGCCTCCGCGAGGCCCGCCGTGGCCTCCACTTTGTCGTCACCGCCACAACGCGCCCGCGCCGCCCCACTGAAGTCGACGGCAAGGACTACCTTTTCGTGTCGAAGGAGGAGTTTCTCGGGATGGTGGAGCGGGAGGAGCTGCTCGAGTACGCCCTCGTCTATGGGGACTACAAGGGCGTCCCCAAGCAGCAGATTCGCGAATGCCTCGCCAAGGGCTGTGACGCCGTTCTTAGGGTCGATATTCAGGGCGCTGCCACGCTGAGGAAGGCGCTTGGGAAGTCGGCGGTGTTTGTGTTCGTGGCGGCCGAGAGCGAGATGGCTCTGGTGGAGAGGCTCGTGGACCGGAAGACGGAGACGGCGGAATCGCTGCTGGTGAGGATCGGCACCGCGAGAGAGGAGATGAAGCATATGAAGAATTTTGATTATGTTGTGGTGAATGCGAATGGGAAGCTGGAGAATGCGGTGAAGTTGATGGAGTCTATCATTGATGCTGAGAAAGCTAGGGTTTCGCAACGGACTCCTCTCATATAAAGGACACTCACACGGTACACAATTGAAGACTATTTTTTTCACAGTGGTGTATCATGGGATTTGATTTGTTAGCACTTAGATAGAGAGGGCTGAGGTTAAACGAACAAGAAAGAATATCCCTGAAACGTTTTCTTTTACTGATTTGATACATTCGTGTTCATTCTTTCAGAAACTGGTTTggacttaaatttaaaatgcatTAACATGTCAATATTGATTCCACTATGGAGTTTGTGCTCAGAACTGAATAATAATAGGGTATAGCTGTGCAGGTATGACAATTTTTAAGCAATGATATACAGCTGCCGGAGGAAggatatattttgaatatgaaAAACATAAACAGTAAACTAAGTAATAGGATGTATCAGAAATGACGCTGGTAAGCAAAACATCTTAAGAGGGAACATAATTTGAAGATATAAAGTAGCTGGTTGTCCATTTAGTAGCAATAGATGCAATTAGTACCGAAATTCAGTGTTTTGCATGGACTAACATAAACTTGATTCATATTACCAGGTCATTAAGATATTTAATCGAGATGTGCCAAAaggtattttgaaattttgaaaagaaaaaggtgtTTGAGTAATATCAACTCATTGTAATGCATTAATATATTTGCTTATGCCTCTTGGACAAGGGTTAAGTTTAGATAGTTGGTACTTGCCAGACTTGGGTTAAGATTGGGTGCCTGCTACCTTGACTAAAATTGGATGTTATTAGTTGCACATAAGCTTGTGAATGGTGGTCACTTCATGAAAAATCGAAAACACAATTTTCATTGTGAAATGTTGGAATTATGGATGCAAAGCTGAGATTGTCCCAGTTCGAGTTTGAGATTCTTTGTATTATAAAGATGCATTTTTTTCCATGGTGCTCTATCTTGATTACAAGTCAGAAGTtgagtatatttttattatctctgGATTGATATCTACTGTCTTACATCTCATATGCCGTGTGGCAGTATTTTGTGGCTCTTTGTATTGTAAACAACTTGAATTCTTAATCATCAATATTTCATGAATTACCATTCCTTTTAGTTTCTTGGCTAACTCAACAAGTGGCTAATACACCAAtacctttttttcttaatttaatttatactattttatttttcgtaATTTAGTTGTACTTAGTTAACATTATGCTGTATGTGTGCTTTCTAACTTGCAAGCTCCAAGCCAGATTGACTGTATTGTTAGTATTGCCTTTTTTTCCCTGTAGGATTTATGACGGATGACAAGGTGGGGatagcaaaattttaatttttgagttCCGGTTATTGCCAGTGATGAGCTTGATGTTTCTTTCCTGCAACTGGTGTCATGAAGAGAAGTGGATAATGCTGGTAGTGATTCTCTCAATACTGCCATAGATTAAGTATAAAATGTGGTTGTTCTTGGTTAATAGAACTTTTAATTATAAAGCCTagtatcatttatttattttattttattcagtgaCATAGATAGGTAGGAAGCAAATTGAATTTAGTGGATGAAACAGTGAATTGCACTTACACTGATACCCTTGACACAACATGTAAACCTTCTTATGAAGAAGTGATTCAAAAACCCCGTGGCTCAAACTTTATCACagcctcttttttttttatgcatataCTATATTCCACTTCCTCTCCTTTTTGTCTCCTCCTCCCTTTTATTCTTGTTTAAACTGTGATATTTTAGGTTTCGTTTTTAACAGGTGAGAATAAGTGAATTCCTATACTTGTATAATGAAATAAAGAATATGGGGtttgtataaattattatatgcataaattaatttaaattatatgcaTAAAGATCCAATccgtttatttatatatatatatatatatatatatatatatatatatatatatatttaatttactaaCTTGTGTTAGCGATGGAAAAAGTTTGGCATATTTTGTCAAAAGGTTATAGGCTTAATctcttatcatttttattactttttcctCACAGGTTTTTCGTTATATTAAGTAGTTTTTGCCGTGGAAGTGATgtcttaatattatattaggaGTAGTAGAAGatgaattttgttaaaatttggaTTCCAAAGTTCATAGAAGCATGTGAGACTTATTTGATTATCTACTATTGGACTTCTATCAAATGATGTCAAATGTTTAGTCTGAAAATTTTTACGTTCAAATGTTCAATTCGACATGAAAAAGTATGTAGAAAAACTCagattaaattacaaaaataagcaACAACTTTTATGTTACAATAAGATGATTGAAAATGTTTTTGTCTACgttagttaataaaaaaatctttttaaaaactaaaattaaaatcaagaaatatattcaaaggaaataataaaataagattgaaTATTACATATACAAGATTAAGATTCTTATTAAAAGTGAGAATAACACTTAAAAAGGTCCAAttcaatatctttttatcattcagctaatttaacaaattttcgTCAGGATTTTTGGCAAGACAAATTAGAATCATGCAGAAAACTAATACCTCCTTTGAAGGGAACCAAAgcataatgattaaaaataacacacataacatgattaaaacttaaaaatagtagtagtattttttatattatgatttcAATCATTAATTAATTCTATCTTTATTCAAAAAAATCTGAATTGGCTTAAGCTTGTAGTTGTAGCATAACATAACGCAGATCTGTTTTACGTGTACGCGTAAAATAAAGCCAATATATTCTCCAAGCAAAAATGTGTGGCCAGGGTTACTTTAAGAAACCAAATAATCTAGATTTCATTCTTGTAAATTTCTAAGGTCCTCATTTCTTTgcccttcttctttttctttcactttcttttatttttccctttttgCCTAAGCTTTCTGGGACCCAGAAACGAAAACGAAAGAGCACTTCACCAAAACctttattattttcctttctcaCCACATCAGAGGCACTCATTGCATTAATACTGAATAATAATGAGTACTCTCTTTCTTTCTGTCTCTGTCTCTccctttttttatcaaacaataAACAATACATATTATCCCTTATGAATATAAACACCTCTTGTCACTGCTTTTTCTTACCACATGCTAGTCCCAATTCTTATGCAGTTAGTTCTAGACTTAAATGCTATAGTTTATTCCATGAAAATTGTCCAACCAAATTTATACATTCTGATATTCTGTTATCGTTTTAGTTCAGCTCAAATTGAATTTCGGAAGACAActcataatataatatgaatgtCTAGTATTACAtgatcagaaaaaaaaaaaaaaaaaaaaaaatatatatatatatatatatatatatatatatatatatatatatatatatatatatagcagcTAAAGAATACACAGTTGGTTATGATTGGAGATTCCAAGTTGATTAAAGATAAAGTTAGACAatgatatataattaagatgCAAATATCATTTTGCATACTAGTTTTGtgatattaaattatacattGATTCATATAGTAAGATGGTTTCAGAAAGATATAATGAAGAATGCTTGAGGTAGAATCTTAACAAACAATTTTGTTTATTGTAGAAGATGTGCAGCACGCATGAGCAACGCAATTAGAAGTAACTcgttttgaatgaaaaattgtGAGTGTCATGATAATGGTTTATCCGTGCACTCCAACATCAAACCACACAGACACTTTTCCCGTGTCGTATAGCCTTTATTTAGAGAAACTAATGATAAACAAACTCAATTTTGTGTATATTTCGCTGTTCCTTTACATTCACATGTTTGTTGAgacttaaaatgaattttattctATAAGCCGACCCAGTTTACTATATTGGATCAAATTTAGCTCATTTAATCAGTTAATTAGACATATTTGATCTGATTCAAAAGTAAGACGATCTGAAATCAACAactataatcttttattttttcataatttttatatttatatatattttaaatattaaaatattatttaataatatttaaataatatatatgttttaatttatatctaCATAGTTGACtcttcaataaaattaaagtattagttttataataatgattaataGTATAAGGAAACACTTTAAGTAAATTAATCGATTTAAACTATCAACCCGTGTGACACTACTTCTCTAATGTCTTTACAATTCTTTCTCATCATGATTCTACActcaattcatatatatatatatatatatatatatatatatatatatatatatatatatatatatatatatatatatattaatgtaaattatGAGCAAGTACATTTTCTATTTGCTGTATTGTTAATAGAACTCACTTCTTCACTTTACATTTCGCTTTTGTTTTGTTGAGTAAAGAAACTAGAAATGCATTGTTTCCTTATGTTCTTTTTTTAGAAGGATTATATTGAGTTATATTAAGCTTAGTGTAGGATTTGAATCGTGTAAATATGAGCTTAAGTAACCCACTTAATTTGTGTTTCAAAATTAGATTATGCGGTttttgtgtgaaaaaaaaaaatcgtgcAAGTAGAGTGGAATTAAGTACACCAAAATTAATGtctaattgttattatttattaatgttaaccGCAAGTTGAACataaattaatgataaattgAAATACCAATAACATCTCACTTTGTGttcaacaaaaacatttttagataaaattatGAGCTTGCAAACCACAactggtatttttttttttacttggtCGACCAATACTTTTCAATTGACAATTCATGAATGGATGGTATTTTGTTCAGTTATTCTTACTAGATTTCCATTAATGgaaaatatttagtaaaaatatgttattattatttttacataaattaatatatttactgtatttgtttttgtcaaatCAAATGTGTGCTAAAGTATACAAATCGGGATCtatttgaacaaataaaaaactaccCACCTATGAACCTATTTAGTTTTGCATGATCGACTTTGAGAAAAAATAGATGTTTtctgttaaataattttaaatatattgtatatatgttatattttcgTGAAAATCTTTAATGAATAACTCTTATTATTTAATACCTTGGAAATAATATTTGTAGTATATGTTATATCTATTTGACTCACATTTCCTCGTGTGAATGGTCCAAACTCCATGAAATCAGGAACAAACAGACAgaaaaaatatgacaatttgtATTTAGTAGAtttcattcttttgttttgtaaCAGCGATACGAATCTAATCAATGATTGCGACGGAAATCAAACTAGGTACCAGGTTATTCATACATGGTTTTCGTGCTGTTGAATTCGTAAAGACAACTTGAATGATGTTACAAAAGTAGAACTCTGTTTCTGTAGCTGCCGAACgtgaaaaagagagaaagacgAAGGCAGTTAACAACAAAGTGGTTGACTTGTTACTACTCCTTTGAATCAAAAGGGTGTGAATGTTCGAAGCTGCTACTTCATAAAAGCGTGAAATATCCGCTTTTGTGTTATACTACGTACTCTCTTCAGATTGTCACTTACAAGAAACTCTCTAGAAAGAGAAAACAATGCAAGCTTTGCAAGAGATAGAAACAAGTTAACCCTTCTTCACGTTACCAAGATTGCTACCAAAGCATAACCAACACCATCTTCAAACTAGACGAAAACAGA
This portion of the Vigna unguiculata cultivar IT97K-499-35 chromosome 6, ASM411807v1, whole genome shotgun sequence genome encodes:
- the LOC114188036 gene encoding guanylate kinase 3, chloroplastic gives rise to the protein MWMSSGIYSECSMLRRLVCTTVPRLPIISPKPKPHIPNSLTQKPPSNAIKSFSSSKMGDARRPLSVPIPTLEKSERADLLRALEASLGSPFSSDPLSANPNPLIIVISGPSGVGKDTLIARLREARRGLHFVVTATTRPRRPTEVDGKDYLFVSKEEFLGMVEREELLEYALVYGDYKGVPKQQIRECLAKGCDAVLRVDIQGAATLRKALGKSAVFVFVAAESEMALVERLVDRKTETAESLLVRIGTAREEMKHMKNFDYVVVNANGKLENAVKLMESIIDAEKARVSQRTPLI